One part of the Clostridium thermosuccinogenes genome encodes these proteins:
- a CDS encoding DpnD/PcfM family protein, giving the protein MMKTYQVEIKETLCMTVEIEAENEQQAEEKVRQAYRNEEYILDSEHFAGVEFTTKEKEMEERFRKQRRHEHER; this is encoded by the coding sequence ATGATGAAAACCTATCAAGTGGAAATCAAAGAAACCCTTTGCATGACAGTTGAAATCGAGGCGGAAAATGAGCAACAGGCCGAAGAAAAAGTTAGGCAGGCGTACAGAAATGAAGAATACATCCTTGATTCAGAACACTTTGCCGGTGTGGAATTTACCACTAAAGAAAAAGAGATGGAAGAACGGTTTAGGAAGCAGAGACGGCATGAACATGAGCGATGA
- a CDS encoding plasmid mobilization protein: METLRKRSIRVQVWLNKEEKTKLEASAKKAGLSQETYLRALINGYVPKELPPPDYYAVMKELHAIGSNLNQIAARANAIGHIDRTTFQYEANRLRKAVLDIQTAVTSPERRVENG; this comes from the coding sequence GTGGAAACGTTGAGAAAACGTAGTATTCGTGTTCAAGTGTGGCTGAACAAAGAAGAAAAGACGAAGCTGGAAGCCAGCGCAAAGAAAGCAGGACTATCACAGGAAACCTATTTGCGTGCACTTATCAACGGCTATGTACCAAAGGAACTTCCGCCTCCCGATTATTACGCTGTAATGAAAGAACTTCACGCTATTGGCAGCAACTTAAACCAGATTGCTGCAAGGGCAAATGCTATAGGGCATATTGACCGCACAACATTTCAGTATGAAGCCAACCGGCTCCGAAAAGCCGTGCTGGATATACAGACGGCAGTTACTTCGCCGGAAAGGAGAGTCGAAAATGGATAG
- a CDS encoding type II toxin-antitoxin system RelE/ParE family toxin: MEKKVQYKIIVSDRARQMLAGHVRFLAQKSPTAARKAKNDLMNAIRSLSIMPERFPFLTAEFIPLNKYHKMFVEKYYLVLYQIKDQTVFVDYIVDCRQDYGWLVR; this comes from the coding sequence ATGGAAAAGAAGGTTCAGTATAAGATTATTGTTTCCGACCGTGCCCGTCAAATGCTGGCGGGTCACGTACGTTTTTTAGCACAGAAAAGCCCTACTGCTGCACGTAAAGCAAAAAACGATCTTATGAATGCTATTCGCTCTCTTTCTATAATGCCTGAACGATTCCCATTTCTTACTGCAGAATTTATTCCACTAAATAAGTATCATAAGATGTTTGTTGAAAAATATTATCTGGTTTTGTATCAAATTAAGGATCAGACAGTGTTTGTTGATTACATTGTGGATTGTAGGCAGGATTATGGGTGGCTGGTGCGGTAG
- a CDS encoding DUF3991 and TOPRIM domain-containing protein, whose protein sequence is MPYVTPEQIERAKQMDLLTYLQHYEPQELVRFSGNVYTTRTHDSLKISNGKWYWWSRNIGGRSALDYLIKVRGMSFPEAVIQIDGQAVVIPPVLTMSQKSVEHKRLLLPEKNVNNDRVIAYLRGRGIHREIIDYCIQTNRLYESRDYHNAVFVGFDQHGIPRYGTLRGTSSRRFMGEVNGSDKHFSFSIPARNECSKLHLFESAIDLLSYCTLELLSGRDWRQDNYLSLAGIYMPKKIIEESTLPAALTQYLKNSPKINEITLHLDNDTAGRLAAKTIQTILPSIYMVSDEPPKHGKDYNDYLKFKMRSQCPQEYVR, encoded by the coding sequence ATGCCCTATGTAACACCGGAGCAGATTGAACGTGCAAAGCAAATGGATCTGCTGACTTATCTGCAACATTACGAACCTCAGGAGTTGGTACGCTTCTCCGGTAATGTTTATACTACCCGTACACATGATAGCTTGAAGATTAGCAATGGAAAATGGTACTGGTGGTCGCGTAATATCGGCGGGCGTTCTGCATTGGATTATTTGATTAAAGTGCGGGGTATGTCATTCCCGGAAGCTGTAATTCAGATAGACGGACAGGCGGTTGTCATACCGCCTGTTTTAACAATGTCACAGAAATCCGTTGAGCATAAGAGACTGCTTTTGCCGGAGAAAAACGTAAACAATGACCGTGTGATTGCTTATCTCAGGGGACGTGGCATCCATAGAGAAATAATTGATTACTGCATCCAGACTAACCGGCTATATGAGAGCCGTGATTATCACAATGCAGTATTTGTAGGTTTCGATCAGCACGGTATTCCCCGGTATGGTACACTTCGGGGCACATCGAGTAGAAGGTTTATGGGAGAAGTGAACGGAAGCGATAAGCATTTCTCCTTTTCTATCCCGGCTAGGAATGAATGCAGCAAACTGCACCTGTTTGAAAGCGCTATTGATTTATTATCGTATTGTACTTTGGAATTACTCTCCGGCAGAGATTGGCGTCAGGATAATTACCTATCTCTTGCAGGAATTTATATGCCGAAGAAAATTATTGAAGAAAGCACCCTGCCTGCTGCACTCACGCAATACTTAAAGAACTCTCCAAAAATCAATGAGATAACCCTTCATTTGGATAACGATACAGCCGGAAGACTGGCAGCAAAAACGATTCAGACCATTTTACCATCCATATATATGGTTTCTGACGAGCCACCTAAACATGGGAAAGATTATAATGATTATTTGAAATTTAAAATGAGGTCGCAATGTCCACAAGAATATGTAAGATAA
- a CDS encoding type II toxin-antitoxin system prevent-host-death family antitoxin, with protein MQIKPSASIRQNYNEIAALCKSTGEPVFLTKNGEGDLVVMDIEAFTRREKMLKLREELLAVEEDRLAGRAGVTPDELDSYLESIIDEVENGKEGSV; from the coding sequence GTGCAGATTAAACCATCCGCAAGTATCCGGCAAAACTATAATGAAATTGCAGCTTTGTGTAAGTCCACTGGAGAACCTGTTTTTCTCACCAAGAACGGCGAGGGCGATCTCGTGGTTATGGATATAGAGGCTTTTACACGCCGAGAAAAAATGCTGAAGCTAAGAGAAGAATTGTTGGCTGTTGAGGAAGACCGCTTGGCTGGCCGTGCCGGTGTTACCCCAGATGAATTGGATAGCTATCTCGAAAGCATAATTGACGAGGTGGAAAATGGAAAAGAAGGTTCAGTATAA